The DNA window ATCTACCGAGCTAAGTCAGGGTTTGTACATACTTATGCGTACATAATGCTTCCAATAGCTGAAGCATATGGAATCGACCTCATTTGATCAATTTGTAACTGATTCATGGGACTTTGTAATTGCCCAAACTTATCGCCCTTAACAACTGGAGCAGCTATGCCTGAACATTGATGCATATTGTACCTTTTAAGAACTTTCTTAATATATGCCGCTTGAGAGAGTCCTAACACACCCTTGGACCTGTCTCTGTGAATCTCAATGCCCAGTACATAAGaggcatcaccaagatccttcATGTCAATGTTCAATGAGAGAAATTCTTTTATCTCATGTAGCAAGTTCTTACGCTGCTAGCTAACAGAATATCATCCACGTACTAGGATGATAAAAGAGCTCCCCTTGATCTTAATGTATATGCAATTGTCCACTATATTTTCGATTAAGCCTAATTTCTTAATCACTTCATCAAACTTATGGTACCATTGTCTAGATGCCTATTTTAACCCATAAATAGATTTCTTTAGTTTGAATCTCATCCGTTCTTTGCCTTGCACAATGAAGCCTTCTGGCTACATCATGTATACACTCTCACGCAAATCACCGTTCATGAACGCATGAACGCAGTCTTAACATCCATTTGATGCAGCTCGAGATCAAAATGAGCTACTAGAGCCATAACGATTCTTAATGAGTCTTTCTTTGAGATAGGCGAGAAGGTCTTAGTATAATCAATTCCCTCTCTCGGTGTGAAGCTCTTTGCTACAACTCTTGCTCTGAACCGTCCGATCTTCCCTTTGGAGTTATATTTAGTTTTGTAGACTCATTTACAACCTACTGTTTTTCTCCTTCAGAAATCTCTACTAAGTTCCATACTTTATTTGTGCTCATGGATTTTAGCTCTTCTTCGATTGCCTCAATCCACTTGTGGGAGTGTTCACTACTCATAGCTTCCTTAAACAAGTTTGGATCATCAACCTTCACCATATCGTGTCCTTCTTCGCTTATATACATGTAATCTTTTGAGATGGTAGTTCTCCTCTCTTGTGTTGATCTTCTCTGAGGTTGTGGCTCCGCTATCAGAACAGGCTCAGCGACAGGCTCCTACTATGCTCCTTGAGTTCCATCAATGGTCTGATCCTGCGTCTCCTCAACAGGTTCTTCCACAATTTCATTTTGGTGCTCATCAATTACCGGTGCATCCTAACGTCCACTTATGAGATAGGTGTTGCCTCCGCATTTTCTTGTGGAGGATCAGCTACCTGAGACGTCACCATAAACCAAGTTATAGGCAGGTAATGATCCTGATTCATTGGGAATGGGTCATGAGTCCGAATTTCCTCAAACCTCAGCGCATCCATTTTCCTCTAAGAATACTGTAGTCTCATCTCAATAAACTTAGTTGTACCCTTAGGTTAATAAAATCTATACCCATTTGATTTATCTGGATATCCAATAAAATAACAACTTTCTGTCTTAGAGTCTAATTTTCTAAGGGATGGATTAAATAATTTTGCCTCACCTGCACACCCCAGACATGTAAATAATTAATGCTAGGTTTTGCTGACAGTCCAAAGTTCATAAGGGGTCTAAGGGACTACTTACTATACTAGGAACGTCATTACTTATATGCGCGGCAGTCTTTAGTGCTTCCATACACAAACTCACTCGCAATGTAGAATTACTTAGCATACTACGCACTATGTTCATTACAGTGCGATTTCTTCTCTCAGCATCTTGCTGAGGTTCACCGGGAGTTGAATAATGAGCTAGTATTCCATTCTCTTGGATAAATTTGGCAAAGGGGTCGGGGATTTGTCCATATGTGGCATGTCTCCCATAATATTCACCATCTCTATCTGATCTTACCACTTTAATCTTCAACTCatgctgattttctacttcagctttaAAGATTTTAAACTTATCAAGCGCCTCAGATTTTTCTCTTATGGGGTAGATGTATCCATAATGGGAGTAGTCATCAGTGAATGTAATAGAATAACTAAAACCATCCACCGACTTAACATTAAATGGACCGGTATCAATTAACTCTAATAATCTTGAACTGCGCTTAGCTCCATCCATTTTAAtttgttttgcaatttttttctAAATACAATCAATACATTGATCTAAGTCAGAGAAGTCTAATCTTGGGAGTATCTCTTCTCTAGTGAGAGGCTCCATTCTCCCCTTTGAAATGTGGCCTAAACAAAAATTCCACAATTTTGATGATCATTACCTCTCTTATGCTTATGATTGACATCGCTTACGTTCATCACAAATATATTACTTTGGGACAATAAATAAAGCTCATTATTTAAAGGTGTACGATAAATAATGTCACCATTAAAACTTATTACAAATCTGTTGTTCCCAAAAGTGCACGAATATCCATCATGATCTAATTTAGAAACGCAAATTAAGTTTCTCTGAATGGACGGTACATAAAGGACATCAAATAAATGTAGAATGAAGCCGCTATGAATTTCTAACTGAAGAGTCCTGATGGCCTCCACTTCAGCTTCAACTCCATTGGCGACTCCAAGACTTCGAGTCCCCCTTCTTATAGTCCGCGTGCCAAACAATCCCTGTGAGGAATTTGTAACATGAACAGAGGCACCagaatcaatccaccaagtactTAATGGAAAAtatgcataaaaggactcatcgACTATAGAAATTATATCGCCATTACCTTTCTTGATGCACCACTTTATAAACTCAGGACAATCCTTCTTGATATGACCTCTGTCACCACAATGGTAGCACAGTGGACCCTTGGGCTCATCCTTCTTAGAAGTGTCGTATGGTTTCTTATCCTTCTTCACCTTTTTGGAGTGCATGACCCTCTTGTTTCTGCCCTTATGTCCCTCATGTCTAACAATGTTGGCAAAGTCAGGGTTCTGAGAGCGTAGCCTTTCCTCTTCATGAGAGCACTTAGCAATGAGCGTGGAATGCAATGTCCCACTTCTGATCATTTGCATGCTTATCTTAAAGGGACCAAAAACTGGTGGAAGCGATGACATCGCATGGTGAAGAAGAGTGGCATCATTAAGGGGACAATCCAGGTCTTTAAGCTTATCCCGGAGGTCAATCATGCCCAAAATATGCTCCCTTACACTGCCCTGCCCATTATACTTCACAGACATTATCTTAGACAAGAGAGTCATGGCATTAGCCTTAGCAGACCTCTTGAAGTACTCTTCAATCTTTTCCATGAAGTCCTTATCATTCTTAGGCTTCTTCTTCTCAAGTGCTCCTCTGATGGTTGGGCTGATGGTCATGTCCATGATCGTGAGGGCCACACTTTCGGAACGGTCCCATCGCTCCTTGTCCTTCACATAGGCAGCAGTGCGATCAGCAAGGGTAGCATCTTGCCCCCCATCAGTAGCTGGTGCAACAACTGGTGCAACAGGAGCGAGCTCTCTTATGGAGTGGTCCTTATCCATCATGACCAGAATAAGGTTAATCTCATCCCTCCACTTAGCAAAGTTATCACCACCGAGCTGTCTGAATAtaaacaaaataaataaaattaaaTCAGTAATGACAACAAAATAAATGAATTCAATCGGCGTTGGCTAGATTAAAAACATAAATAAATTTGCATCACCGTTGGCAAAAATAAATAAACTCAGCACCTCATGAATTAATTTTGCATCACCATTGGATAGAAGCAAAATAGAATAATTTAGCATAATTGACGGAGCGGGAACTTAATTTTGCATCACCGTTAGGCAAAAGCAAAATAACTTAAATAAAATTAAGCATCTCATGGACAAATAATTAATAACAAGGTTGGTCAGGAATTAATTAAATACCCAAAACAAAATTAAACTATTCCAAATAAATTTCACATTGTATCTATTTATTCAGAACAATATCTCATGATCTTACTCAGTGTAAATATGCTCAAAATAAATTTAAAACTCAGGAGAATTAACAATGAATTTACACTGAAAAAAGGAACTCGGAAATGATTAAAAGGAATAAATGGGGAATTTAGTAAGGAACCTAAAGTTTAATGGGCCATTGGCCCGAAAACCAATGGGTAGGCTGGCCAACCAGCCCGGCTCCAGCCGCCTTGCCCCCTTTCCTGCCTGGGCCTCGAGCCCAGCAGCGAATGGATGGGCCGCCGAAGTGGCCCAACTCGGCGCCCACCCCTCCCCTTCAGCCCCGCGCATATCTCAGCCGTCGGGTTGTGTACCAACTTTGGGCGTATAAAGCCCGACCGGTGCTTGGAACAATAACCCTAGGCACCATTTCACTTCTCCTCATCCACTAGCAGTCGCCGAGCCTTGGGCGCCGCCGGTCCTTATGGCGCCGCGCCCCTTGCTCTGCTCTCATGCCCCGGCCTTGTGGGTCGCGGCGGTGCTGCCCGTTCCGGCTGCCCTTGTGGCGGCCATGGAGCGAGCGCGCTGCCGCGGCACGGCATGGTGGCGGTGCTGCCACTTTTGCTGCCGCAAGCACCTCATCTTAGCAGCCACGAGCGGGCGACTCTTGTGTTGCCGCCCGCCATCTCATCGCCGGAATGCTGCATATCGGCCGGCGCGGCTACTTCATCCGCGGCTCAGCTGGGCGCGGGTGCGTCGACGGTCCCAGCACATCACGGTGGCCATGAGGCTGATAGCGCATCCGCGGCTCGCTTTAATTTGCCGCGGCGCCGCCTTCATTTTTTTTGTGCTGTTGCCACCACGGGAGTCCTTGAGCCCCGTGCAGACTCGTGGTGCACCGCCACGCGGACACCCAGCTAGTACGTTTAAACTTAGCGGAAAGCCAGGCACCGCCATGGGGCTCTCTTTTGTTTCTTTTGCTGGGGTTTTAGGTGGGATCTTACTTTCGCTAATGGAGTTTCTCATATCTAATGATTTTGCTACtcatttctttttcttcctctcGGATCTAATACTTTTCTTGCGAGATGTATACTTAGAACTAATAGAGCTACATGAAACTTGAATGAAACCGAGAATGAAAACGTAAAACCAACAAAGATCTAAAACTTGATCTAGATCTATAGGCTCTAATGGCTCACGGTTAGGTGCTTAGGCGATCGATACCAAATATAGGAATAAAGACAAAGTGGTGCTCAACTTAACATGATCTAGCACCTAAACAATATGAGCAAAACTCAAGAACACGAGTAGAGTTTAGATCTAGACCGAGTGTGACAGTAGACAAAGTTCCGGCCATTTTGGTTGGGGATGAGATCGATGCAGATGATTCCATAGTCGTTTCCATAATTGTTCTCGACGTAGTCCTAGAAGGTCGCGGCGGGTACCGACATCCTTCAGACCTCCACCGGCATTGTCCAGGGATGGCGGCCGCGGGTAGGCGACGACCTTCAAGTCGCGCCAGCGCCGTCAGAGATCGTGCGGCTGTAGTGGGGCGGCTATGGTTTTTGCTTGGTTAGACTAGTTTCTAAAAATGCCGGGATCCATTATTTAATATTAATATGATGCTGGGCAACCTGGGGCCACTACCATAAGTTAGTTGTGCCTCCGATGAAGGCGCGGTACGGGCTCTTAtctctctttttccctttttcttatCCTCTTATTTTTCGCCGTTTTGACCACCAAAAATTCCAACACTATCAACAAAACAAGATAATCAACCGCCCACACAAGAATTGATTGTTGTTCAATTTGTCACCATAAAGCACTGATTTTTCCCACAATAAATATTTGCAAGTGTAAGATTGGTTCATGGAAACACATCCTCTGTTTCTGCTTTAGGAATGGACTTGGTCTTATATATACGCATCAACATTACTTTTGTTAACCCTGACGAGTCTCCTTAAATATTCAAGAATTATTACAACAACTTGTCCAGTCACTATCAAAAAGGAAAAGTGGATAAAAACCTATCCGTCCATTCTGCTTCTCTGCCGGTTGCTGTTAGCAGAGTTGTCTATACCTTCTGTACAATACAGTCGAAAGGAAAAAAATTTAAAACACACTTTAAAGTTGTCAACCAATATACTGATTAACAACCCGTTCTAAAAGGGACGGTTCCTTAATTGACCACAAGTTGCTACTACATACAGTTAGCAGATTTGTTAGGTTTCTTGGTCAAAGTATTCCGGATGTTCTTGTGGGTAATATCCCACTAAGGGCATCGAATCAACCAGAGGCCCAGGTGGAAGCGCCTGCGGTGGCAGTGCAGCCTGGTAAGTCTTGAATGGCAGACGAGGAGGCGCCGGGTGTTGCTGCTCGGGAGGTAGCGCCTGATACGTCTTTGATGGCTGACGAGAAGGCCATGGAGCCTGCAGGGGTGGTGCCTGTGATCTCACAGGTGCCGGCTGCGGTGCCGGCTTGTGCATCATTGTAGGTTGCACCTCAGAAGGGATTATCTGCGTAGATGGTGGCCACGGATCATGTACCTTTGGTGGTGCTGGAACTCTCAGAGGCAATGCTGGCGGCAGAAGAGTTTGAGGCCAGGATTGCTGCTGTGTCGACGGTGGTGGCAGATAGTATGTCTCAGTGGATGGCACATGGTGAGGAGGATTGGTCTGCGGTGGTGGACGGGCATGCACTGTAGTAGCTTGTGGCGCCGGCGCTGCAGCAGGAGGCGGGGTCGGTGGAAGCTCCGGAGGCTGTTGTTCAGAAATGGGTCTAAGGTGATCAGGTACAGTTATGACCTGCGGTTGTGGTGGCATCGGCTGTGGATGTGCCGCCTGGTATTGTTTCACGGAGTCTTGTTCGGGTTCCTTGCTggagccgccaccgcctccgccacAGCAGAACCAGATGCTGCAGGAGatgttgctgcaagaaaaggtGAAACTTGGGCATGCAGAGGACATGCTATATATATTTGTTGAGCGATCAAGAAGCTATCTCGGGCAGGTCTTGTTTCCCTAGCGATATCGTCTTCAGTTCTTGGCAGCAAGGCTGCTTTGCTGATGAGTTATGTAGGGGGGTAGTACCCATATATAATATCTAAGGCTTTCGGTGTAAGGATTAGCTTGTGTGATAGCTAGGCATGAATTTACATTGACTTGACCTGTCAACTGTGTGGTCGGTGTCTTTAGTTAG is part of the Panicum hallii strain FIL2 chromosome 2, PHallii_v3.1, whole genome shotgun sequence genome and encodes:
- the LOC112882668 gene encoding pollen-specific leucine-rich repeat extensin-like protein 3; amino-acid sequence: MSSACPSFTFSCSNISCSIWFCCGGGGGGSSKEPEQDSVKQYQAAHPQPMPPQPQVITVPDHLRPISEQQPPELPPTPPPAAAPAPQATTVHARPPPQTNPPHHVPSTETYYLPPPSTQQQSWPQTLLPPALPLRVPAPPKVHDPWPPSTQIIPSEVQPTMMHKPAPQPAPVRSQAPPLQAPWPSRQPSKTYQALPPEQQHPAPPRLPFKTYQAALPPQALPPGPLVDSMPLVGYYPQEHPEYFDQET